The Coffea arabica cultivar ET-39 chromosome 2c, Coffea Arabica ET-39 HiFi, whole genome shotgun sequence genome includes the window GACCCGTCAAAACAAGGGCAGCAATAAATCAATCATAACCTTTAACGACCTGCAGCGATGTTCTGGTACTGAGGTGCGATGCTAGTTGCTTCAAAAGGTTAGCCAACCTTAACTTGAACATGAAACAACTGGAAAAAAATCACGTTCTGCCGTACCAAAAACTTCTGCTTGCTTCTGACACCTCCAAGACTTCAAGATTGctggcatttttttttctttttttgctaaTAACTATATAGTTGAGAAAATGAAATACATTTTGTGCTGATCTAACACTCAACTTTAATTTCATTTAGAAGAATAAATTTATTAGTTATATGACAAACTATATTGAAATTATGCGACTTTTCATTCCCGTCCGGGGCCAACAAATTACTATTGGTTGCCTCATGGCACCAGGAGCATAAGATACTACTCCAATCTCCTTGCCTTTCTTGGGCACAAACGGAAAATAAGCTAAAGGAGTTAATAATGGAAATCATCAACCATTTTAGTCCAAAAGTCAGATTCTATGTACCCACGAAAAAGATACCCAACCAACACGCACAAACAAGAAGATTCAACCCAACTTCTCCATGATATCTTTTGTTGAGCAGATGGATGGGATATTATATTGACTTCATTGTCAATTATTCCTACATCACAGCTAACAATATCTCAATGACGATTAAATAGCTTCTTAGTGACGTATCTACTTCCCAAATCAGAATGTTGAAACATTACCTTTTTTCTTAATTGTAATATGAGATTCCTACATATATCCATCTTCCGGTCCTCGCACCAAACAAGCCCACCATGTTTTCGTTATTTTTTGGATTTGTTCTCCTGCCTCTTCTCATTTCCTCACCATGCCTCTCTGCTAGAACAACTCCAATCTACCAAGATAGAACCTTACCCGCTAAAAATTACACCTACAAGtggcaaaattttgaaaaattcctAGATGCCAGCAGAGGAAGCCAAGTTAGTGACATGTCCGAGCTCAAGAAATATTTCCATCATTTTGGCTATCTGaaggttgaagaagaaatgaacttcACCGATTTATTCGATGAAAAATTTGAGCTAGCCGTGAATAAATACCAAGCAAAGTTAGGCCTTCCAGTTACAGGTAAGCTAGACTCCAACACAATTGATCAGATCATGTCACCTAGGTGTGGCGTAAGAGACGTGCCTAAAATGTTGCACGCAACGAGGCATTATGCATTTTTTGGAGGCCAGCCGAGGTGGGATCGGAGCATACCGATGACTCTAACTTATGCATTTTCTCTCGCGAATTTGATCACTTCTTTGAGCCTGCAAGATATAAGGGATGCTTGCAAACGTGCCTTTGGACATTGGGCATCAGTTATTCCCGTGAGATTCGTGGAAACGGATGATTACGGTTTTGCAGATatcaaaatagggttttacaggGGTGATCACGGAGATGAGGAGGCTTTTGATGGAGTGCTTGGGATTTTGGGTCATGCATTTTCACCAGAGAGCGGGAGATTTCACCTTGATGCAGCTGAGACATGGGCTGTGGATTTTCAAGTGGAGAAGTCGGACGAGGCGATTGACTTGGAGTCCGTGGCTACGCATGAAATTGGGCATTTGTTAGGGTTGGCACACACTTCAGTTAAGGAAGCTGTTATGTACCCAAGTTTGAAACCCAGAGAAAAGAAGAGTGACTTGAAGCTTGATGATATTAGGGGGATACAAGCTCTTTATGGTTCGAATCCTAATTTCAGCATTCAGAATTTCTCAGAATCCGATCTATCCTCAAACTATGCAGTTGATTTAAGAATTGGTTCCTTGTCAACTTGGTGTGTCTTGCTTCTGGGACTGGTGTCATTCTGGTGTCTTTAACTGGGCACAACTGTTCTCACTACCGTGATTAGTTAGTTTACACAACCAAAAAACATtagggaaaaggaaaagcaaaaggtATATTGAAAGTTAATGTAGAACGCCCATTgaaaatatttgtttggattgcttaaTTTGAAGTAGTGATCAGCTAATCGATTAATAGCTGATAAGTCAGCTTCAACTTTTTGacatttatgtttttttttttttggggagttGATAACCATATTTCAAAGAGAAATGTAATTGTGATATATTCCTCTTGAGTTTATCATAATTTTTTGGACTAAATCCATTTTGTAGCTCTAAACTTGTATCACATTTTCAATTTACacctttaattttaattttggataCTTTGAATCCCAAACTCTTAGATTTGTTTGACTTAAGTCCAATCAACAATAACATTAGCAAAATTAATGGAATAGAGGCCCGTACAAATTAATGATAATACACTAAAAGCGATCAAAAAAGATCAAAGGATCGCAGATTATACGAAATGATGCAGTGTCATTGATTCGCACTATTCTCCATTTCGTAAATTTACTATCAATATTGTTGATTGGATTTAAGCCGTACAAATATGAGAGGTTAGAGTGcaaaatatatcaaaatttgaaatgcCGGGTATAAAGTAAGAATAGTGTAGAAGTTTGGGCGTATAAAGTGAGAttaatcttaatttttttcataattctgacgtttctgaaattatcccttatcgTTTgttctttaaaccactttttcCCCTCTTTATTCTTTCCAGAACAAGGATTAGCACAACGACAGGAGGCTTATTATGATGATATCTAAGTCATTTGATTTGTTGTTGTGATGAGGTGGTGTTGAACTGTTGCAAGAAAGGGAGCTCCCACCCGCAACATCTCAAAATATCTATTACTTTCAAGTTTCTATAGTGCAATTGTACTTTTTGCTACGTAAATTTCCAGATCTCATGACATGCCCTTTATCTGCCTCTTCCATGTTCATGAAAAgcaattattaattattatta containing:
- the LOC140035234 gene encoding metalloendoproteinase 4-MMP-like, encoding MFSLFFGFVLLPLLISSPCLSARTTPIYQDRTLPAKNYTYKWQNFEKFLDASRGSQVSDMSELKKYFHHFGYLKVEEEMNFTDLFDEKFELAVNKYQAKLGLPVTGKLDSNTIDQIMSPRCGVRDVPKMLHATRHYAFFGGQPRWDRSIPMTLTYAFSLANLITSLSLQDIRDACKRAFGHWASVIPVRFVETDDYGFADIKIGFYRGDHGDEEAFDGVLGILGHAFSPESGRFHLDAAETWAVDFQVEKSDEAIDLESVATHEIGHLLGLAHTSVKEAVMYPSLKPREKKSDLKLDDIRGIQALYGSNPNFSIQNFSESDLSSNYAVDLRIGSLSTWCVLLLGLVSFWCL